One window from the genome of Streptomyces cadmiisoli encodes:
- a CDS encoding NAD(P)/FAD-dependent oxidoreductase — translation MVDADQTFVIVGGGLAGAKAAETLRAEGFTGRVILICDERDHPYERPALSKGYLLGKEERDTVFVHEPAWYARNDIELHLGQTVDAIDRTARTVRFGEDGTVVRYDKLLLATGAEPRRLDVPGTDLAGVHHLRRLAHAERLKGVLASLGRDNGHLVIAGAGWIGLEIAAAARQYGAEVTVVEPEPTPLHGVLGPELGMIFAELHREHGVRFRFGVRLTEIIGQDGMVLAARTDDGEEHPAHDVLAAIGAAPRVSLAEAAGLELADRSGGGGVLVDESLRSSDPDIYVAGDAAAFPHALFGTRLRVEHWANALNGGPAAARAMLGREVVYDRVPYFFSDQYDLGMEYSGWAPPGSYDQVVIRGDAGKREFIAFWLSEGRVLAGMNVNVWDVTEHVQKLIRSRAEVDTEALADPHVPLETLVP, via the coding sequence GTGGTCGACGCGGATCAGACATTCGTCATCGTCGGTGGCGGACTGGCCGGCGCCAAGGCGGCCGAAACGCTTCGCGCGGAGGGGTTCACCGGCCGCGTGATACTGATCTGCGACGAGCGCGACCATCCGTACGAACGCCCGGCGTTGTCCAAGGGCTACCTCCTCGGCAAGGAGGAGCGCGACACCGTCTTCGTGCACGAGCCCGCCTGGTACGCGCGCAACGACATCGAGCTGCACCTCGGCCAGACCGTCGACGCCATCGACCGCACGGCCCGGACGGTCCGCTTCGGCGAGGACGGCACGGTCGTCCGCTACGACAAGCTGCTGCTGGCCACGGGAGCCGAGCCGCGCCGGCTGGACGTCCCGGGCACCGACCTCGCGGGTGTCCACCATCTGCGCCGCCTCGCCCACGCCGAACGGCTCAAGGGCGTCCTCGCCTCCCTCGGCCGGGACAACGGCCACCTCGTGATCGCCGGTGCCGGCTGGATCGGCCTGGAGATCGCCGCCGCGGCCCGCCAGTACGGCGCCGAGGTCACCGTCGTCGAGCCGGAGCCGACCCCGCTGCACGGCGTCCTCGGCCCCGAACTGGGGATGATCTTCGCCGAGCTGCACCGCGAGCACGGTGTCCGCTTCCGCTTCGGCGTCCGGCTGACCGAGATCATCGGCCAGGACGGCATGGTCCTGGCGGCCCGGACCGACGACGGGGAGGAGCACCCCGCCCACGACGTGCTCGCCGCGATCGGCGCGGCGCCGCGGGTCTCCCTCGCCGAGGCGGCCGGACTGGAGCTGGCCGACCGCTCCGGGGGCGGGGGCGTCCTGGTCGACGAGAGCCTGCGCTCCTCCGACCCCGACATCTACGTCGCCGGCGACGCCGCGGCCTTCCCGCACGCCCTGTTCGGCACCCGGCTGCGGGTGGAGCACTGGGCCAACGCGCTGAACGGCGGTCCGGCGGCGGCCCGGGCCATGCTGGGCCGGGAGGTCGTCTACGACCGCGTGCCCTACTTCTTCTCCGACCAGTACGACCTCGGGATGGAGTACTCCGGATGGGCGCCGCCGGGGTCGTACGACCAGGTGGTGATCCGGGGCGACGCCGGCAAGCGCGAGTTCATCGCGTTCTGGCTGTCCGAGGGCCGGGTGCTGGCCGGGATGAACGTCAATGTGTGGGACGTCACAGAGCACGTCCAGAAACTGATCCGGTCACGGGCCGAGGTGGACACGGAGGCGCTGGCGGACCCGCACGTGCCGCTGGAGACCCTCGTGCCCTAG
- the dnaG gene encoding DNA primase, whose protein sequence is MAGRINDEDVKAVRDAVPIDAVVSEYLQLRNAGGGNLKGLCPFHDEKSPSFQVSPSKGLFHCFGCQEGGDTLTFVMKVDHLSFSEAVERLAAQAGITLRYEEGGYNPAHQRGERIRLVEAHKIAAEWYAEQLATGPEAEAGRVFLADRGFDQAAAVHFGVGYSPQGWDHLTRYLRGKGFTDKELLLSGLSQEGRRGPIDRFRGRLMWPIRDIGGEVVGFGARKLYEADNGPKYLNTPETAIYRKSQVLYGIDLAKKDIAKASRAVVVEGYTDVMACHLAGVTTAIATCGTAFGGDHIKILRRLLMDNGSARVIFTFDGDAAGQKAALRAFEDDQKFAAETYIAVAPDGMDPCDLRLAKGDEAVAELVEPRTPLFEFALRQIVVRYDLDTPAGRAAALDEAAPVVARIKNSGAQHEVAVQLAGMLGILDTQFVVKRVAQLARWARDRGGKGPAPARAPQQQYEPAARPSAAGPALHLRNPVHATERELLKLALQRPELVSPAFDAYGVDEFTAPPYAAVRQAVLDAGGAEYGVQDPQEYLVRVRDAAPDDTVRAVVTELAVEAIMRRTVDEAYAGDQLVMVRRRAVDRRIQDVQSTLARLGSAGDPARLAAVQNELWVLQQYGQALREQGAAAL, encoded by the coding sequence GTGGCAGGACGGATCAACGACGAGGACGTGAAGGCGGTACGGGACGCGGTCCCGATCGACGCCGTGGTGTCCGAGTACCTCCAGCTGCGCAACGCGGGCGGCGGCAACCTCAAGGGCCTGTGCCCGTTCCACGACGAGAAGTCACCGTCCTTCCAGGTCAGCCCCAGCAAGGGCCTCTTCCACTGCTTCGGCTGCCAGGAGGGCGGCGACACCCTCACCTTCGTGATGAAGGTCGACCACCTCTCCTTCTCGGAGGCCGTCGAGCGGCTCGCCGCCCAGGCCGGCATCACCCTGCGCTACGAGGAGGGCGGGTACAACCCGGCCCACCAGCGCGGCGAGCGGATCCGCCTGGTCGAGGCCCACAAGATCGCCGCGGAGTGGTACGCGGAGCAGCTCGCCACCGGCCCGGAGGCGGAGGCCGGCCGGGTCTTCCTCGCCGACCGCGGCTTCGACCAGGCCGCCGCCGTCCACTTCGGCGTCGGCTACAGCCCGCAGGGCTGGGACCACCTCACCCGGTATCTGCGCGGCAAGGGCTTCACCGACAAGGAGCTGCTGCTCTCCGGCCTCTCCCAGGAGGGCCGGCGCGGCCCCATCGACCGCTTCCGCGGCCGGCTGATGTGGCCGATCCGCGACATCGGCGGCGAGGTGGTCGGCTTCGGCGCGCGAAAGCTCTACGAGGCGGACAACGGGCCGAAGTACCTGAACACGCCCGAAACCGCCATCTATCGCAAGTCGCAGGTCCTCTACGGCATCGACCTCGCGAAGAAGGACATCGCCAAGGCCAGCCGCGCGGTCGTCGTCGAGGGCTACACCGACGTCATGGCCTGCCACCTGGCCGGCGTCACCACCGCCATCGCGACCTGCGGCACGGCGTTCGGCGGCGACCACATCAAGATCCTGCGCCGTCTGCTGATGGACAACGGCTCGGCCCGTGTGATCTTCACCTTCGACGGCGACGCGGCCGGCCAGAAGGCGGCGCTGCGGGCCTTCGAGGACGACCAGAAGTTCGCCGCCGAGACCTACATCGCCGTCGCCCCGGACGGCATGGACCCCTGCGATCTGCGCCTGGCCAAGGGCGACGAGGCGGTGGCCGAGCTGGTCGAACCGCGCACCCCGCTGTTCGAGTTCGCGCTGCGCCAGATCGTCGTCCGCTACGACCTGGACACCCCGGCGGGCCGGGCGGCCGCGCTGGACGAGGCCGCGCCCGTCGTCGCCCGCATCAAGAACAGCGGCGCCCAGCACGAGGTCGCGGTCCAGCTCGCCGGCATGCTCGGCATCCTCGACACGCAGTTCGTGGTCAAGCGGGTCGCCCAGCTGGCCCGTTGGGCCCGTGACCGCGGCGGCAAGGGCCCGGCGCCCGCCCGCGCCCCCCAGCAGCAGTACGAGCCGGCCGCCCGTCCCTCCGCGGCGGGCCCGGCCCTGCACCTGCGCAACCCCGTCCACGCCACCGAACGCGAGCTGCTCAAACTCGCCCTCCAGCGCCCGGAGCTGGTCTCCCCGGCGTTCGACGCGTACGGCGTGGACGAGTTCACCGCCCCGCCCTACGCCGCGGTGCGCCAGGCCGTCCTGGACGCGGGCGGCGCCGAGTACGGCGTGCAGGACCCCCAGGAGTACCTGGTCCGGGTGCGGGACGCGGCGCCCGACGACACCGTGCGCGCCGTGGTCACGGAGCTGGCCGTCGAGGCGATCATGCGCCGCACGGTCGACGAGGCGTACGCGGGCGACCAGCTCGTCATGGTCCGCCGCCGCGCCGTGGACCGCCGCATCCAGGACGTCCAGAGCACCCTGGCCCGGCTGGGCAGTGCCGGGGACCCGGCCCGACTCGCGGCCGTGCAGAACGAGTTGTGGGTGCTCCAGCAGTACGGACAGGCACTCCGGGAGCAGGGCGCGGCCGCTCTCTGA
- a CDS encoding ABC transporter ATP-binding protein: MAGPMGRMMAGTGPENRSIEFKASGRRLVGHFRPERLTIYALLGCVVVSVALSVVGPKILGQATDLVFAGIVGRDLPGGQTKEQALDAMREGGDDGVADMLRSTDFTPGEGIDFTAVGNVLLLALAVFLAAGLLMAVATRLVNRAVNRTMYRMREDVQTKLSRLPLSYFDRRQRGEVLSRATNDIDNIGQTLQQSMGQLINSLLTIIGVLAMMFWVSWILALVALVTVPLSLYVATLVGKRSQPHFVEQWRTTGKLNAHIEEMYTGHTLVKVFGRQQESARHFAEQNDALYEAGFKAQFNSGVMQPLMMFVSNLNYVLVAVVGGVRVATGSLSIGDVQAFIQYSRQFSMPLTQIASMANLVQSGVASAERIFELLDAQEQSQDPVPGARPEDLRGRVALEGVSFRYDPDKPLIEDLSLTVDPGHTVAIVGPTGAGKTTLVNLLMRFYEVSGGRITLDGVDIAKMSRDELRAGIGMVLQDTWLFGGTIAENIAYGAASKVTRGEIEEAARAAHADRFVRTLPDGYDTVLDDEGTGVSAGEKQLITIARAFLSDPVILVLDEATSSVDTRTEVLIQKAMAKLAHGRTSFVIAHRLSTIRDADTILVMENGSIVEQGAHTELLALDGAYARLYKAQFAQAVAEVD, encoded by the coding sequence ATGGCCGGTCCCATGGGACGGATGATGGCCGGGACCGGCCCCGAGAACCGCTCGATCGAGTTCAAGGCGTCGGGCCGGCGCCTCGTCGGGCACTTCCGGCCCGAGCGGCTGACCATCTACGCGCTGCTCGGGTGCGTGGTGGTCAGCGTGGCGCTGTCGGTGGTCGGACCGAAGATCCTCGGGCAGGCCACCGACCTGGTGTTCGCCGGCATCGTCGGGCGGGACCTGCCGGGCGGGCAGACCAAGGAGCAGGCCCTCGACGCGATGCGGGAGGGCGGCGACGACGGCGTCGCCGACATGCTGCGCAGCACGGACTTCACGCCGGGCGAGGGCATCGACTTCACCGCGGTCGGCAACGTCCTGCTGCTGGCGCTCGCCGTGTTCCTCGCCGCGGGTCTGCTGATGGCGGTGGCGACCCGGCTGGTGAACCGGGCGGTCAACCGGACGATGTACCGGATGCGCGAGGACGTGCAGACGAAGCTGTCGCGGCTGCCGCTGTCGTACTTCGACCGGCGGCAGCGGGGCGAGGTGCTCAGCCGCGCCACCAACGACATCGACAACATCGGCCAGACCCTCCAGCAGTCGATGGGCCAGCTCATCAACTCGCTGCTGACCATCATCGGTGTGCTGGCGATGATGTTCTGGGTGTCGTGGATCCTCGCGCTGGTGGCGCTGGTGACCGTGCCGCTGTCGCTGTACGTGGCGACGCTGGTGGGCAAGCGGTCGCAGCCGCACTTCGTGGAGCAGTGGCGCACGACCGGCAAGCTGAACGCGCACATCGAGGAGATGTACACCGGGCACACGCTGGTGAAGGTGTTCGGGCGGCAGCAGGAGTCGGCACGGCACTTCGCCGAGCAGAACGACGCGCTCTACGAGGCCGGGTTCAAGGCGCAGTTCAACAGCGGCGTCATGCAGCCGCTGATGATGTTCGTGTCGAACCTGAACTACGTGCTGGTCGCCGTCGTGGGCGGGGTCCGGGTGGCGACCGGGTCGCTGTCGATCGGCGACGTGCAGGCCTTCATCCAGTACTCGCGGCAGTTCTCGATGCCGCTGACGCAGATCGCGTCGATGGCGAACCTGGTGCAGTCCGGCGTCGCCTCCGCCGAGCGGATCTTCGAACTCCTCGACGCGCAGGAGCAGTCGCAGGACCCGGTGCCGGGCGCCCGGCCGGAGGACCTGCGCGGGCGGGTGGCGCTGGAGGGCGTGTCCTTCCGGTACGACCCGGACAAGCCGCTCATCGAGGATCTTTCGCTCACGGTGGATCCCGGGCACACGGTCGCCATCGTGGGGCCGACCGGAGCGGGCAAGACCACGCTGGTGAATCTGCTCATGCGGTTCTACGAGGTCTCCGGCGGGCGCATCACCCTCGACGGCGTCGACATCGCGAAGATGTCCCGCGACGAACTGCGCGCCGGGATCGGCATGGTGCTCCAGGACACCTGGCTGTTCGGCGGCACCATCGCCGAGAACATCGCGTACGGCGCCGCGTCGAAGGTCACCCGCGGGGAGATCGAGGAGGCGGCGCGGGCGGCCCACGCGGACCGGTTCGTCCGCACGCTGCCGGACGGCTACGACACCGTGCTCGACGACGAGGGCACCGGGGTCAGCGCCGGTGAGAAGCAGCTCATCACCATCGCGCGGGCGTTCCTGTCCGACCCGGTGATCCTGGTGCTGGACGAGGCGACGTCCTCGGTGGACACCCGTACCGAGGTGCTGATCCAGAAGGCGATGGCCAAACTGGCCCACGGGCGGACGTCGTTCGTCATCGCGCACCGTCTGTCGACGATCCGGGACGCGGACACCATCCTCGTGATGGAGAACGGCTCCATCGTCGAACAGGGCGCGCACACGGAACTGCTCGCCCTGGACGGGGCGTACGCGCGGCTGTACAAGGCGCAGTTCGCGCAGGCGGTCGCGGAGGTCGACTAG
- a CDS encoding deoxyguanosinetriphosphate triphosphohydrolase, whose amino-acid sequence MEGTAPHPYENHVPPAGYDPTSVERWAPEPDKRPGRTAFQRDRARILHSAALRRLAGKTQVVTPGTSAQAWDPSPRTRLTHSLECAQVGRELGAALGCDPDLVEAACLSHDLGHPPFGHNGEQALDEFAHDCGGFEGNAQSLRLLTRIEPKRFVSSAATGDPVSVGLNLTRAALDAATKYPWPRGAHPTDPASRKFGFYEDDRPVFDWARKDAPGTRTCFEAQVMDWSDDVAYSVHDVEDGLHAGHLDPNCLHAEPERQAVFEVAIGRYVPAGTDPAELSDALDRLLDQEWWPHGYDGSAVAQARLKDATSQLIGRFCLAAESATREAYGGGRLSRYSAELVVPRGTRLECAVLKAVADRYVMQRAEQARLRADQRIVVAELAEALTARAPDGLDPQFRALFDAAPDDRARKRVIVDQIASLTDASARALHTRLTAPR is encoded by the coding sequence ATGGAAGGCACCGCACCGCACCCGTACGAGAACCACGTCCCGCCCGCCGGCTACGACCCGACATCGGTCGAACGCTGGGCCCCGGAGCCCGACAAACGCCCCGGTCGCACCGCCTTCCAGCGCGACCGCGCCCGCATCCTCCACTCCGCGGCCCTGCGCAGACTGGCCGGCAAGACGCAGGTGGTGACGCCCGGCACCAGCGCCCAGGCCTGGGATCCCAGCCCCCGCACCCGTCTGACGCACTCCCTCGAATGCGCCCAGGTCGGCCGGGAACTCGGCGCGGCCCTCGGCTGCGACCCCGACCTGGTCGAGGCGGCCTGCCTCTCGCACGACCTGGGCCACCCGCCCTTCGGGCACAACGGTGAGCAGGCACTCGACGAATTCGCCCACGACTGCGGCGGCTTCGAGGGCAACGCCCAGTCCCTGCGCCTGCTGACCCGCATCGAACCCAAACGCTTCGTGAGCAGCGCGGCGACCGGCGACCCGGTGAGCGTCGGACTCAACCTCACCCGCGCCGCCCTCGACGCCGCCACCAAGTACCCCTGGCCCCGCGGCGCCCACCCCACCGACCCGGCGTCGCGCAAGTTCGGTTTCTACGAGGACGACCGCCCGGTGTTCGACTGGGCCCGCAAGGACGCCCCCGGCACCCGCACCTGCTTCGAGGCGCAGGTGATGGACTGGTCGGACGACGTCGCGTACTCGGTGCACGACGTCGAGGACGGTCTGCACGCCGGTCACCTCGACCCCAACTGCCTGCACGCCGAGCCCGAACGGCAGGCGGTGTTCGAGGTCGCGATCGGGCGGTACGTCCCGGCCGGCACCGACCCCGCCGAACTGTCCGACGCCCTCGACCGGCTGCTGGACCAGGAGTGGTGGCCGCACGGCTACGACGGGTCCGCCGTCGCCCAGGCCCGGCTCAAGGACGCCACCAGCCAGCTCATCGGCCGCTTCTGCCTGGCCGCCGAGAGCGCCACCCGTGAGGCGTACGGCGGCGGCCGGCTCAGCCGGTACTCCGCCGAACTGGTCGTCCCGCGCGGGACACGCCTGGAGTGCGCGGTACTGAAGGCGGTCGCCGACCGGTACGTGATGCAGCGCGCCGAGCAGGCCCGGCTCCGCGCCGACCAGCGGATCGTGGTCGCCGAACTCGCCGAGGCGCTCACCGCCCGCGCCCCGGACGGCCTCGATCCGCAGTTCCGCGCGCTGTTCGACGCTGCGCCCGACGACCGCGCCCGCAAACGGGTGATCGTCGACCAGATCGCCTCGCTGACCGACGCCTCGGCCCGCGCGCTGCACACCCGGCTGACCGCACCCCGCTGA
- a CDS encoding RNA polymerase sigma factor, which translates to MPESSERGRSVPHGSFTPAVPLIAFGTESGEAADSAPRAALPYHSAAIILEVAPVQTQTLSQTDIATDGAEPGAEPGMLAAVPPQSRAAHHPEAGTDGEAQVPAEPPTDAGEVVPEPVEPPLPGRVDNSGPSSDLFRQYLREIGRIPLLTAAEEVELARRVEAGLFAEEKLGSTPDLDSQLALDLDRLVVMGRMAKRRLIEANLRLVVSVAKRYVGRGLTMLDLVQEGNLGLIRAVEKFDYARGYKFSTYATWWIRQAMSRALADQARTIRVPVHVVELINRVVRVQRRMLQERGYEPTPEEVADHLDLLPERVSEVLRLAQEPVSLHAPVGEEDDVALGDLIEDGDAASPVESAAFLLLREHLEAVLSTLGERERKVVQLRYGLADGRPRTLEEIGRIFGVTRERIRQIESKTLNKLRDHAFADQLRGYLD; encoded by the coding sequence GTGCCTGAGTCCTCGGAGCGCGGCCGATCCGTCCCCCACGGGTCCTTCACCCCCGCTGTTCCGCTCATCGCGTTCGGGACGGAAAGCGGCGAGGCCGCCGACTCCGCCCCCCGAGCAGCGCTGCCGTACCACTCAGCAGCGATCATCCTGGAGGTCGCCCCCGTGCAGACCCAGACCCTCAGCCAGACCGACATCGCCACCGACGGCGCGGAACCGGGCGCGGAGCCCGGCATGCTCGCGGCCGTGCCGCCGCAGAGCCGTGCCGCGCACCACCCGGAGGCGGGGACGGACGGTGAGGCGCAGGTTCCGGCCGAGCCGCCCACCGACGCCGGCGAGGTCGTCCCCGAGCCCGTCGAACCACCCCTGCCGGGCCGGGTCGACAACAGCGGGCCCTCCTCGGACCTGTTCCGCCAGTACCTGCGCGAGATCGGCCGTATCCCGCTGCTCACCGCGGCCGAGGAGGTCGAACTCGCCCGCCGGGTCGAGGCCGGCCTGTTCGCCGAGGAGAAGCTGGGCAGCACCCCCGACCTGGACTCGCAGCTGGCCCTGGACCTGGACCGGCTCGTCGTGATGGGCCGGATGGCCAAGCGGCGGCTGATCGAGGCGAACCTGCGGCTCGTCGTGTCCGTGGCCAAGCGGTACGTCGGCCGCGGGCTGACCATGCTCGACCTGGTGCAGGAAGGGAACCTCGGGCTGATCCGGGCGGTCGAGAAGTTCGACTACGCCCGCGGCTACAAGTTCTCCACCTACGCCACCTGGTGGATCCGCCAGGCGATGTCCCGCGCGCTCGCCGACCAGGCCCGCACGATCCGCGTCCCGGTGCACGTCGTCGAGCTGATCAACCGGGTCGTCCGGGTCCAGCGCCGCATGCTCCAGGAGCGCGGCTACGAGCCGACCCCCGAGGAGGTCGCCGACCACCTCGACCTGCTGCCGGAGCGGGTCAGCGAGGTGCTGCGCCTCGCGCAGGAACCGGTCTCGCTGCACGCCCCGGTGGGCGAGGAGGACGACGTCGCCCTCGGTGACCTCATCGAGGACGGCGACGCCGCCAGCCCCGTCGAGTCCGCCGCGTTCCTGCTGCTCAGGGAGCATCTGGAGGCGGTCCTGTCGACGCTCGGGGAGCGGGAGCGCAAGGTCGTGCAGCTCCGCTACGGCCTCGCCGACGGACGGCCCCGCACGCTGGAGGAGATCGGCCGCATCTTCGGCGTGACCCGGGAGCGCATACGGCAGATCGAGTCCAAGACCCTGAACAAGCTCAGGGACCACGCCTTCGCCGACCAACTGCGCGGCTATCTGGACTGA
- a CDS encoding sirohydrochlorin chelatase, which yields MTASLPVHDQYDDPDHRPGGELPGGVHLDSTAQIMNRISTRLAGRLSLLARDRTPRPTPPVLVLVAHGSRDPRALATVRTLAERIRELRPGLSVRLGHIELDEPLLPDTLAALGEESAVLVPLLLSRGHHVKRDIPEAAAAVPARTRVAPPLGPHPLLVETLHARLLEAGWHAGTSGAGRARSAVVLAAAGSRDPDAALDTGRTAELLADRLGVPVVPAYASAAAPTVADAVRSLNARGRHRVAVASYFTAPGRFATECARAAPGLAAAPLGAHPLMARLVLHRYDRTAATAAGTERALSSA from the coding sequence ATGACGGCGTCGCTTCCCGTGCACGACCAGTACGACGATCCCGACCACCGCCCCGGCGGCGAGCTGCCCGGTGGCGTCCACCTCGACAGTACGGCGCAGATCATGAACCGGATCAGTACCCGGCTGGCCGGCCGGCTCAGCCTCCTCGCCCGTGACCGCACGCCCCGCCCCACCCCGCCCGTGCTCGTCCTCGTGGCGCACGGCAGCCGCGACCCCCGCGCCCTCGCCACCGTACGCACCCTGGCCGAGCGGATCCGCGAGCTGCGCCCCGGCCTGTCCGTGCGGCTCGGCCACATCGAGCTCGACGAGCCCCTGCTGCCCGACACCCTTGCCGCGCTCGGCGAGGAGAGCGCGGTCCTCGTACCGCTGCTGCTCAGCCGAGGGCACCACGTCAAGCGGGACATCCCCGAGGCGGCCGCCGCCGTACCGGCCCGCACCCGGGTGGCCCCGCCGCTCGGACCGCACCCCCTGCTCGTGGAGACGCTGCACGCGCGCCTGCTGGAGGCCGGCTGGCACGCCGGGACGTCGGGGGCCGGGCGCGCGCGGTCCGCCGTCGTCCTGGCCGCGGCGGGCTCCCGCGACCCCGATGCCGCCCTGGACACCGGCCGCACGGCCGAACTGCTCGCCGACCGCCTCGGCGTCCCCGTCGTGCCCGCCTACGCCTCCGCCGCCGCACCCACGGTCGCCGACGCCGTGCGCTCCCTCAACGCCCGCGGCCGTCATCGCGTCGCGGTCGCCTCCTACTTCACGGCCCCGGGCCGCTTCGCCACGGAGTGCGCGCGGGCGGCCCCGGGCCTCGCCGCCGCCCCGCTGGGCGCGCACCCCCTCATGGCCCGGCTCGTCCTGCACCGCTACGACCGCACGGCCGCGACGGCGGCCGGCACGGAACGCGCGCTCTCGTCCGCCTGA
- a CDS encoding SanA/YdcF family protein, producing the protein MKFRRPRLPRTRTGQRRLVQAAAALCTLALLPSTWMHLATDDRLRSAADAPRTEVAVVFGAGLWNGEPSPYLAHRLDAAAELYRAGRVEVVLVTGDNSRADYDEPDAMRTYLTRRGVPGARIVSDYAGFDTWDSCVRARKIFGVEEAVLISQDFHIRRAVALCEAAGVTSHGVGVAEPRDSTWYYGGVRELFASGKGALDAALEPDPRFLGPREPGVRRALAAESRTS; encoded by the coding sequence ATGAAGTTCCGCCGACCGCGTCTGCCGCGCACCCGCACCGGGCAGCGGCGGCTGGTGCAGGCGGCGGCGGCGCTGTGCACGCTCGCGCTGCTGCCGTCCACCTGGATGCACCTCGCGACGGACGACCGGCTGCGCTCGGCGGCCGACGCGCCCCGCACCGAGGTGGCGGTGGTCTTCGGCGCCGGTCTGTGGAACGGCGAGCCCTCCCCCTACCTGGCCCACCGCCTCGACGCGGCGGCCGAGCTGTACCGGGCGGGCCGGGTCGAGGTCGTCCTGGTCACCGGCGACAACAGCCGCGCGGACTACGACGAGCCGGACGCCATGCGCACCTATCTGACCCGGCGGGGCGTCCCCGGTGCCCGGATCGTCAGCGACTACGCGGGCTTCGACACCTGGGACTCGTGTGTGCGCGCGAGGAAGATCTTCGGGGTCGAGGAAGCCGTGCTGATCAGCCAGGACTTCCACATCCGGCGGGCTGTCGCGCTCTGCGAGGCGGCGGGTGTCACCTCGCACGGAGTGGGAGTGGCCGAGCCGCGCGACAGCACCTGGTACTACGGCGGTGTCCGTGAGCTGTTCGCGTCGGGCAAGGGTGCGCTGGACGCGGCCCTCGAACCCGACCCGCGCTTCCTGGGGCCCCGGGAGCCGGGCGTGCGGCGGGCGCTGGCGGCGGAGTCCCGCACGTCGTGA